One Cryptomeria japonica chromosome 9, Sugi_1.0, whole genome shotgun sequence genomic window carries:
- the LOC131060966 gene encoding eukaryotic translation initiation factor 3 subunit D, translating into MVGTVQPQLKVPIVVDNPDGWGPPEGPAFLENQLQNVPYAPFSKGEKLGRVADWTRNYNARPNTRGGQEYSVFDFAFDEADEESFRLVDGKPPPKPKFGPRWRFQQQRQLPQRKDEEVEAKKREAEKERQRRDRFYNQNRNNMQRREAAVFKSSVDIQPEWTMLDQIPFTSFSKLTYSVGEPEDLVLCGALENYDKMYDRVTPKSEKRLERFKNRNFFKVTTTDDPVIRRLASEDKAVVFATDTILATLMCAPRSVYSWDIVVQRVGNKLFFDKRDGSQLDLLSVNETSQEPLPEAKDDINSAHSLSVEAAYINQNFSQQVLVRDGNKVEFEEPNPFASEGEEVASVAYRYRRWKLDEDISLVARCEVHSVMDLRGQTQFLTLNALNEFDPKFSGVDWRQKLETQRGAVLATELKNNGNKLAKWTAQALLGSADVMKLGYVSRVHPRDHFNHVILSIQGYKPREFAMQINLNTSNMWGIVKSIVDLCLKLNEGKYVFVKDPSKPQLRIYEVPNDAFENDYVEEPLPEEEQVPPPAEEETAAKLNEEKDADVDV; encoded by the coding sequence ATGGTTGGAACAGTACAGCCACAGTTAAAAGTACCGATTGTTGTGGACAATCCAGATGGCTGGGGGCCTCCGGAAGGTCCTGCATTTCTAGAAAATCAGCTGCAGAATGTGCCCTATGCACCTTTCTCCAAGGGCGAAAAGCTTGGGAGGGTGGCCGATTGGACAAGGAATTATAATGCTAGGCCTAATACAAGGGGTGGGCAGGAGTATTCAgtatttgattttgcatttgacgaGGCAGACGAAGAGTCATTTCGTCTGGTTGATGGAAAACCCCCTCCAAAGCCCAAGTTTGGCCCCAGGTGGAGGTTTCAGCAGCAGAGGCAACTCCCTCAGAGGAAAGATGAAGAAGTTGAGGCCAAAAAGAGGGAGGCAGAGAAGGAGCGGCAGCGACGAGATCGGTTTTACAACCAGAACAGGAATAACATGCAGCGCAGGGAAGCGGCGGTGTTCAAGAGCTCTGTGGATATCCAGCCTGAATGGACCATGCTTGATCAGATCCCCTTCACTAGTTTCTCCAAATTGACCTACAGTGTTGGCGAGCCAGAGGATCTGGTGCTTTGCGGTGCTCTTGAAAACTATGATAAGATGTATGATCGAGTCACACCAAAGAGTGAGAAGCGCCTGGAGCGTTTCAAAAACAGAAACTTCTTCAAGGTAACTACTACTGATGATCCTGTGATAAGGCGCCTTGCAAGTGAAGACAAGGCTGTTGTTTTTGCCACTGACACAATCCTGGCCACACTGATGTGTGCTCCTCGGTCAGTGTATTCATGGGATATTGTAGTCCAGAGGGTGGGCAACAAGCTTTTCTTTGACAAGAGGGATGGGTCTCAGTTGGATTTGCTCTCTGTAAATGAAACTTCCCAGGAACCTTTGCCAGAAGCAAAGGATGACATAAATTCTGCTCATTCCCTTAGTGTTGAGGCAGCATATATTAACCAGAACTTTTCACAGCAAGTTTTAGTTAGAGATGGCAATAAGGTGGAGTTTGAAGAACCCAATCCATTTGCCTCAGAGGGTGAGGAGGTTGCATCTGTTGCATATCGTTATAGGCGCTGGAAATTGGATGAAGATATATCATTGGTTGCAAGGTGCGAGGTTCACAGTGTTATGGATTTAAGGGGCCAGACACAGTTTCTCACTTTGAATGCTCTGAATGAATTTGATCCTAAGTTTTCTGGAGTTGATTGGCGTCAGAAATTGGAAACCCAACGAGGTGCTGTTTTGGCAACTGAACTCAAGAACAATGGAAATAAGCTCGCAAAATGGACCGCTCAAGCCCTTCTTGGAAGTGCAGATGTTATGAAGCTGGGTTATGTGTCTAGGGTTCACCCTAGGGATCACTTCAACCATGTTATTTTAAGCATTCAGGGGTATAAGCCCAGAGAATTTGCTATGCAAATCAATTTGAACACTTCTAATATGTGGGGTATTGTTAAATCGATTGTTGATCTCTGCCTTAAGCTGAATGAAGGAAAATATGTGTTCGTCAAAGATCCTTCAAAGCCTCAGTTGCGTATATATGAGGTTCCTAATGATGCATTCGAGAATGATTATGTGGAAGAACCTCTTCCTGAGGAAGAACAAGTACCTCCTCCAGCAGAGGAAGAAACTGCAGCTAAACTGAATGAAGAGAAGGATGCTGATGTAGATGTGTAG